A part of Chanodichthys erythropterus isolate Z2021 chromosome 4, ASM2448905v1, whole genome shotgun sequence genomic DNA contains:
- the magl gene encoding MAX gene-associated protein — translation MNHAPDLDRSVNDPMFERPAAMEETTAEGMLGNDEALKNTNGSGCAQAVALRTEKDHGSESAVRNDSIDVTLENESVWSRFHSLGTEMILTEQGRRMFPCCRFRLSGLDPHLRYFLVMDFTPLDDFRHRWNGKTWERDGMAEPHPQSPECFHPDSPALGQHWMDGPVSFYKVKLTHSSLEPDAGVLLHPMRRYQPRLFVVPASACPERSVPLEGPGVHMFTFPLTEFYAVTSYQNPQITRLKIDCNPFMLAFREDWPSARLIQNKLGLALTGRSPSRPSVANHTGNNGKVSAGDQHLSSTRAHQESCEGGGVLSNDSEGERLVRPRDEPAASLDSESAEDVMTDPARPQIGRPLGVTSRRKPAVPSTGPALSTACNAKRVYRRRMKGAWKAKAKWWSNVKYARAAAARVNKVMDVSMQPDLEDVDGVLFVSFTAKEALDVHVGNMRKSVQSSPSSHAQNQTENSLPDKGLSVSDDGSSAADRISEHELVLLQHLKQLKNRQILHPALQQVGLKLSLVDPAAPIDLHYLGVDLPSPVLDLTPSSHAPFVSRTGKTNDLTRIKGWMEKFSSKSAADSNHSAFSSDLLDEYLESEGQQISDRAAVFSASSPAPVVYQLPVKSSSYVRTLDSVLQTRGVTPNACSSRPPVNIVRSSSRSTPQRSLQDHHPKVSSDRTRIGYSRRGRKCRRRRQQLRFNREAVDGSQSSASAKSLTELLAQEEHSIFHGRSPAYITTERASFALRSLLTTETAVRTTHFGTRHVNEEACVKDFCRLGCVCHSLNREIRGSTHCRRVQCMFSCGCFKHKILLIRSPELSQAHSTSSLMAFPIADQGSDSRPAPALPVTSLWKRRLNEDDPEPIFTPKAVGVPRRAQRLHTYTPRPNPQVQEKDPVYLFLESMMTCARVREYNSNPPPQVHLVPPKRPDEMVNDASQSHLTSPGVTAGEPEPTKVLEIISQCNWESHRSLVLKELFRCINMNCLSSLFSVDIYKVELLSKNLKTDGSSSMLTYKVCVSLAEKPEKTHEPKKRGDAPRNSSSQKVNKLNDERVNDTIEAEHFPLLSHVVPAGYLKADKKTLMDSSPIKVNGKTYTQAKLLLGRMGSLHPANRLAAYVTGRIKPAPQNARSGSKTSQVRTTPARDPSKRTVRQANQSKAAFKAPAPQTLAIFKAPDGVKSTPTLFIFSHVPNPAAAPPNPTSTSNHMTSSKPGPNLNTVAPPLSGTAPLSKGETVLPASALPPGQQVVLQPVAGMTGVNMCQFNGQMIQLVPVPAAPPMNHQSSAGSAQQEAPTATQLPQMTKSILNPAPFPFIAPRIHPVPGNGSFTIGSGVQNGLLAKNDTFSFRICPPAAEGKTTGLEQTASGESPSTLLLPGGYRLIKLPMLVQPSVNPESSPSGSHVMTESTEKSSASSEENRTSCSHAEDTAEDPTTHQSVASVKTEPSETPTDAPPVDIKVEPHSDSLQTDKHLDTSEHPCSEYVKIIKIEEPSEINQSHDNQNKDSPHCVTVKIEEPDSETDIRHCMKASESSGPKSSSVSDALSEAQQHLKTNTSDFSRPLFVSPISAFSKLTFAIPLLPAQTKTPEEPRQHACAAPADGGDSFSRRANRRPREFQNRIQWLWKRKPQALTSDGPPAGSDRELAAGVDDSSAALMYSSDGWSTEDSNEKSSEDDVDIETFQAEDERKICRLRAKARRKTQQAAPHQWLAKPVGKAAHHAVRLMSDLPVYKRTWRLNQALRGRKRQVELQRSLDSLRRTLCVEEHVRMSTEDLLRQARQVITALEDRSRSLMAQKRALIQQHSHYQTVMSQRSVAGTESHVEQKAAETPRHERPVLKRASRLPNIVLQSFTRDPASSV, via the exons atgaatCATGCGCCAGATTTGGACAGGTCTGTAAATGACCCCATGTTTGAGCGTCCCGCAGCGATGGAGGAGACTACAGCGGAGGGAATGCTGGGAAATGATGAAGCTCTTAAAAACACGAATGGATCCGGTTGCGCTCAGGCTGTCGCTTTGAGAACCGAAAAGGATCATGGCAGCGAATCGGCCGTGCGGAACGACAGTATTGACGTCACCCTGGAGAACGAGTCCGTCTGGAGCCGCTTTCACAGCCTCGGCACTGAGATGATCCTGACGGAGCAGGGCAGACGCATGTTTCCCTGCTGCCGTTTCCGTCTGAGCGGTTTAGACCCCCATCTCAGGTACTTCCTAGTCATGGATTTTACTCCGTTAGATGATTTCCGACACAGATGGAACGGGAAAACGTGGGAGCGCGACGGAATGGCTGAACCTCACCCTCAGAGTCCAGAATGTTTTCATCCCGACTCTCCGGCTCTGGGTCAGCACTGGATGGACGGCCCGGTGTCCTTCTATAAGGTGAAGTTGACGCACAGCTCTCTGGAGCCGGACGCCGGTGTGCTTCTGCATCCCATGCGCCGCTACCAGCCGCGCCTCTTCGTGGTTCCCGCGAGTGCGTGTCCGGAGCGCTCCGTTCCGCTGGAGGGTCCCGGCGTTCACATGTTCACCTTCCCTCTGACAGAGTTCTACGCGGTCACCAGCTACCAGAACCCGCAGATAACCCGGCTTAAAATCGACTGCAATCCCTTCATGTTGGCGTTCAGAGAAGACTGGCCGAGCGCTCGCCTCATCCAGAACAAACTCGGACTCGCTCTGACCGGCAGGTCTCCGTCACGGCCGTCTGTTGCCAATCACACCGGGAATAACGGGAAGGTGTCCGCTGGAGATCAACACCTCAG CTCAACACGTGCGCATCAGGAGTCCTGTGAAGGAGGAGGAGTCCTGTCAAACGACAGTGAAGGTGAACGGCTCGTCAGACCCAGAGATGAACCAGCGGCTTCTTTAGATTCTGAATCTGCTGAAGACGTGATGACGGATCCGGCGAGACCTCAGATCGGTCGGCCGCTGGGCGTAACCAGCCGCAGGAAACCTGCCGTTCCTTCGACCGGTCCGGCTCTTTCTACCGCCTGTAATGCCAAGCGTGTTTACCGGAGGCGCATGAAGGGAGCGTGGAAAGCCAAGGCTAAATGGTGGTCCAATGTGAAGTACGCGAGAGCGGCTGCTGCCCGGGTCAACAAGGTCATGGACGTGTCCATGCAGCCGGACCTGGAGGACGTGGACGGTGTCTTGTTTGTGTCCTTCACTGCAAAG GAGGCGCTTGACGTTCATGTCGGAAACATGAGGAAATCTGTGCAATCATCTCCATCGTCACACGCACAAAATCAGACGGAGAACTCGCTGCCTGATAAAGGTCTGAGCGTGTCTGATGATGGTTCATCTGCAGCAGACCGAATCTCTGAGCATGAGCTCGTGTTACTGCAGCATCTGAAGCAGCTGAAGAACAGACAGATCCTTCATCCTGCGCTTCAACaag TTGGATTGAAACTGAGTCTTGTGGATCCAGCTGCTCCCATAGACCTACATTATCTCGGTGTTGATTTACCTTCGCCTGTTCTCGACCTCACACCATCCTCCC ATGCTCCTTTTGTGTCGCGGACCGGGAAGACTAACGATCTGACCCGGATCAAGGGCTGGATGGAGAAATTCAGTTCCAAGAGTGCAGCTGACA gcAACCATTCTGCTTTTTCCTCGGACTTGTTGGATGAGTATCTGGAAAGTGAAGGCCAGCAGATCAGTGACCGCGCCGCTGTGTTTTCAGCAAGCTCTCCGGCACCGGTGGTCTATCAGCTGCCCGTCAAAAGCAGCAGTTACGTCCGAACCCTGGACAGCGTTCTTCAGACGCGGGGCGTGACGCCAAACGCGTGTTCATCCAGACCTCCAGTAAACATTGTGCGTTCTTCCTCAAGAAGCACCCCTCAGCGCTCGCTCCAGGACCATCATCCTAAAGTGTCCAGCGATAGAACCAGAATAGGTTATTCCAGACGTGGGAGGAAGTGCCGTCGTCGTAGGCAGCAGCTGAGGTTCAACAGAGAAGCTGTCGATGGATCGCAGTCCTCCGCATCGGCTAAAAGTCTCACGGAGCTCTTGGCACAAGAAGAACACTCCATCTTTCACGGCAGGAGTCCCGCTTACATCACCACCGAGAGAGCGAGCTTTGCCTTGCGTTCACTGCTGACCACAGAG ACGGCGGTGAGGACGACACACTTCGGCACGCGGCACGTTAACGAAGAAGCTTGCGTGAAGGACTTCTGCCGGCTGGGCTGCGTCTGTCACAGTCTGAACAGAGAGATTCGCGGATCCACCCACTGCAGACGAGTGCAGTGCATGTTCAGCTGCGGCTGCTTCAAGCACAAGATCCTTCTGATCCGCTCACCAGAACTGAGCCAAGCGCACAGCACCAGCAGCCTGATGGCCTTCC CCATTGCTGACCAAGGATCAGACAGCAGGCCTGCGCCGGCTCTCCCAGTGACCAGCCTGTGGAAGAGGAGACTGAATGAGGACGACCCCGAGCCGATCTTCACTCCTAAAGCAGTCGGTGTGCCGAGACGAGCGCAGCGCTTACACACCTACACGCCACGGCCCAATCCTCAG GTGCAGGAGAAGGATCCGGTTTACCTGTTCTTGGAGAGCATGATGACTTGTGCTCGTGTGCGAGAGTACAACAGTAACCCTCCGCCGCAGGTGCACTTAGTGCCGCCCAAGAGACCTGATGAAATG GTGAATGACGCGTCTCAGTCGCACCTCACTAGTCCAG GCGTGACGGCAGGCGAGCCAGAGCCCACTAAAGTGCTGGAGATCATTTCTCAGTGTAACTGGGAGTCCCATCGGTCTCTGGTGCTGAAAGAACTGTTTCGCTGCATCAACATGAACTGCCTCTCATCTCTCTTCTCTGTTGACATCTACAAAGTGGAACTACTCTCAAAAAATCTTAAAACGGACGGGTCCAGCTCCATGCTAACCTACAAGGTCTGCGTGTCCCTCGCTGAGAAGCCAGAAAAGACTCACGAGCCGAAGAAGCGAGGGGATGCGCCGAGAAATTCTTCCTCTCAGAAAGTCAACAAACTGAATGATGAGCGTGTTAATGACACCATAGAGGCGGAGCACTTTCCTCTTCTGTCGCACGTCGTTCCCGCTGGATATCTGAAGGCTGATAAGAAGACTTTAATGGATTCTAGTCCAATCAAG GTCAATGGGAAAACGTACACTCAGGCTAAACTGCTGCTGGGCCGAATGGGATCGCTGCATCCAGCTAACCGTCTGGCAGCGTATGTGACTGGCAGGATAAAACCAGCGCCTCAAAACGCCAGATCAGGTTCCAAAACGTCTCAGGTCAGGACGACTCCAGCGCGTGATCCCTCCAAACGCACAG TGAGGCAGGCAAACCAGAGTAAAGCAGCTTTCAAAGCGCCAGCTCCCCAAACTCTGGCCATCTTCAAGGCTCCTGATGGCGTCAAAAGCACACCGACCCTCTTCATATTCTCACATGTTCCCAATCCTGCAGCTGCACCTCCAAACCCCACATCAACATCTAATCATATGACATCGTCTAAGCCTGGGCCGAACCTGAACACTGTAGCTCCGCCCCTCTCTGGCACTGCACCGCTGTCTAAGGGTGAGACGGTTCTCCCGGCCTCTGCTCTTCCTCCGGGACAGCAGGTGGTGCTGCAGCCGGTCGCAGGGATGACAGGAGTGAACATGTGTCAGTTCAACGGACAGATGATTCAGCTGGTGCCCGTCCCTGCAGCGCCACCCATGAACCACCAGAGCAGCGCAG GAAGTGCTCAACAGGAAGCTCCaacagctacacaactacctCAGATGACCAAATCTATATTAAATCCAGCACCTTTTCCATTCATTGCACCCAGAATCCATCCAGTGCCAGGAAACGGCAGCTTTACCATTGGAAGTGGTGTACAGAACGGTCTTCTTGCTAAGAATGACACGTTTTCCTTCCGGATATGCCCGCCTGCCGCTGAGGGCAAGACCACGGGGCTCGAACAGACAGCATCAGGAGAATCTCCTTCCACTTTGTTACTTCCTGGAGGATATAGGTTAATAAAACTGCCCATGTTGGTCCAACCCAGTGTGAATCCCGAGAGCAGCCCGTCTGGGTCACACGTGATGACCGAAAGCACCGAGAAATCAAGCGCAAGCTCAGAAGAAAACCGTACGAGCTGCAGCCACGCTGAAGACACTGCTGAAGACCCAACCACACACCAGTCCGTCGCTTCTGTCAAAACAGAACCAAGTGAAACTCCGACAGACGCTCCTCCAGTTGACATAAAAGTAGAGCCTCACAGTGACTCGCTGCAAACGGACAAACATCTCGACACGAGTGAGCATCCGTGCAGTGAGTATGTTAAGATCATTAAGATCGAGGAACCCTCCGAAATTAACCAGTCACATGACAACCAGAACAAAGACTCGCCGCACTGCGTAACGGTCAAAATAGAGGAGCCAGACAGTGAGACGGACATCAGACATTGTATGAAAGCCTCTGAAAGCAGCGGCCCGAAATCGTCCTCCGTTTCTGACGCCCTCAGTGAAGCTCAACAACATCTGAAAACAAACACTAGTGATTTTTCACGCCCTTTATTCGTGAGTCCGATCTCGGCGTTCTCAAAGCTAACATTCGCCATCCCTTTGCTTCCGGCTCAAACGAAAACACCAGAAGAGCCGCGTCAACACGCATGTGCTGCACCTGCTGACGGCGGCGATTCTTTCAGCAGAAGGGCCAATCGCAGGCCTCGAGAGTTTCAGAACCGCATCCAGTGGCTGTGGAAAAGAAAACCACAAGCGTTGACCTCGGACGGTCCTCCTGCTGGATCTGACAGAGAACTCGCCGCAGGCGTTGACGACTCGAGCGCTGCGCTCATGTATTCCAGTGACGGGTGGTCCACTGAAGACAGC AATGAGAAGAGCAGTGAAGACGATGTTGACATTGAGACGTTCCAGGCGGAGGATGAGAGGAAAATCTGCCGCTTAAGAGCAAAGGCAAGACG gAAAACACAGCAAGCAGCTCCACATCAGTGGCTC GCTAAACCGGTAGGAAAAGCGGCCCATCATGCAGTGCGGCTGATGTCTGATCTGCCTGTGTACAAGCGCACGTGGCGTCTGAATCAGGCGCTGAGAGGAAGGAAGCGTCAGGTTGAGCTGCAGCGGAGTTTGGACTCGTTGAGGAGGACGCTGTGTGTTGAAGAACACGTGAGGATGAGCACTGAAGACCTGCTCCGTCAG GCTCGTCAGGTGATCACAGCTCTTGAGGACCGCAGCAGGTCTCTGATGGCACAGAAGCGGGCTCTGATCCAGCAGCACTCTCACTATCAGACTGTGATGTCACAGCGCTCTG TGGCGGGAACAGAATCACATGTTGAACAGAAAGCAGCAGAAACGCCTCGACACGAGCGGCCCG TGCTGAAGAGAGCGTCACGTCTGCCCAACATCGTCCTGCAGTCCTTCACCCGTGATCCAGCTTCATCCGTGTGA
- the ora6 gene encoding melatonin receptor type 1C has protein sequence MEGMYVDLLALRIVISIVGVIGNTILIISILQTTRLKSFEIFLLCLAAANLEEIVIVDLYDILLFRSSYRMSAWTCRGLKFLTIFGEIASILFTVLISVYRYQKLRDVHTRANLPVFMDSLRSAGVLAGICAAVALLFCLPMLLVNVDWSHLNSSSPACPVDFFQCSLTRCPTRNRVYKFSFLLVCNLLPLLIVTLTSSMIVRILIVQQKALRVRQGPSVATTTSTAQQRPKKSGFQRSTLAILMAMTLFQVNWSIYLILHLACDPYSFPAWSEVEFFITTFYTAISPYVYGIGNNLFNLKRFMGR, from the coding sequence ATGGAGGGGATGTACGTGGATCTTCTGGCTTTGAGGATCGTCATTTCCATCGTTGGCGTCATAGGAAACACAATCTTGATCATCTCCATCCTTCAAACGACGCGCCTGAAGTCCTTCGAGATCTTTCTTCTCTGTCTAGCTGCAGCAAACCTGGAGGAGATCGTGATCGTGGACCTTTACGACATCTTGCTTTTCCGCTCCTCGTACAGGATGAGCGCCTGGACTTGCCGGGGCCTCAAATTCCTCACCATCTTTGGCGAGATCGCCAGCATCCTCTTCACGGTCCTCATCAGCGTTTACCGCTATCAGAAGCTGCGAGACGTGCACACGCGGGCCAACCTGCCCGTCTTCATGGACAGCCTGCGCTCGGCCGGCGTCCTCGCTGGGATTTGCGCCGCGGTGGCTTTACTCTTCTGTTTGCCCATGCTTCTGGTAAACGTGGATTGGAGTCACCTGAACTCTTCCTCTCCGGCCTGTCCGGTCGATTTCTTCCAGTGCTCGTTAACCAGGTGCCCGACTCGCAACCGCGTCTACAAGTTCTCCTTCCTCCTGGTGTGCAACCTGCTGCCTCTGCTTATAGTCACACTAACGAGCAGCATGATCGTCAGGATTTTAATCGTCCAGCAGAAGGCGCTGAGGGTCCGGCAGGGTCCGAGTGTCGCGACAACGACGTCGACAGCCCAACAGCGGCCCAAGAAGTCAGGCTTCCAGCGAAGTACGCTGGCCATCCTGATGGCCATGACGCTCTTCCAGGTCAACTGGAGCATCTATCTGATCCTGCATCTGGCGTGTGATCCGTACAGCTTCCCGGCCTGGTCCGAGGTGGAGTTCTTCATCACCACCTTCTACACGGCCATCAGCCCGTATGTGTACGGCATCGGCAACAACCTTTTCAACCTGAAGCGCTTCATGGGTAGATAA